Proteins co-encoded in one Epinephelus moara isolate mb chromosome 11, YSFRI_EMoa_1.0, whole genome shotgun sequence genomic window:
- the LOC126397595 gene encoding uncharacterized protein LOC126397595 translates to MSASLRVLLGVDNALKLTLPNGMPDSVQALKEDIKRQFSLTGNFRLQYRDIEFDNEFVNLTEISEIKDKSTVKVIYLTDESDTTTYQPGSQWLDDSSLSTASDTDILSSAESTSSGSSLRSQPWPQNFQIPQFNYEVQIQLERANQALLNSGTLLSPSPKVKSDILDGLASEIVKYKVYPSSSEFDDVAQALITKYPCLKEQGSVTGLYGWKISLKYKMANYRTRLRNIGCPELSINAIKEKRGAMGQGPNQVKKPKKAEVNFCPDYPAGETKESLEKEREALTLEVKKKNNHQLINSKMEKTFAHRRREVIEDMPFIAEFKNRWPALFSKNQVDAEFAGITTVPLLSTFMAQLDHHSSQLMKVFKKKGGAAGRRINQIMAAMDQNPSIEVRRECILKALCIYLNEDPYNLIKKYMDVDVGAEREMEKVVLGIYAVEQEGVEATDPLEDVGLIVEGCTVLQDLRDVANGCAALFGLIYCLNLSYPKDLRYTFEFLQKVVMGLDGNKLSTKVQVLKNKLHE, encoded by the exons ATGTCTGCATCACTGAGAGTTTTACTTGGAGTGGACAACGCATTAAAACTAACTCTGCCCAATGGGATGCCGGATTCAGTACAGGCTCTCAAAGAAGATATTAAAAGACAATTCAGCTTGACTGGAAATTTCAGACTGCAGTATAGAGACATTGAATTTGACAATGAGTTTGTGAACTTGACAGAGATCTCAGAAATCAAAGACAAGAGCACTGTTAAAGTCATTTACTTAACAGATGAGTCAGACACAACCACATATCAACCTGGTTCACAGTGGTTAGATGACAGTTCTTTGTCCacagcatcagacacagataTACTTTCCTCCGCCGAATCCACATCTTCAGGTTCTTCCCTTAGGTCACAGCCATGGCCCCAAAATTTCCAGATACCTCAGTTTAATTATGAGGTACAGATTCAGTTGGAAAGGGCCAACCAAGCCTTGCTGAACAGTGGTACTCTTTTGAGTCCAAGTCCCAAAGTAAAGTCAGATATACTTGATGGTTTGGCATCAGAAATTGTCAAATACAAAGTGTACCCTTCAAGTTCAGAGTTCGATGATGTCGCCCAGGCCCTGATAACAAAGTATCCTTGTTTAAAAGAGCAGGGATCAGTTACCGGCTTATATGGATGGAAAATTAGTTTGAAGTATAAAATGGCAAACTACCGCACAAGACTGAGGAACATTGGCTGCCCAGAGTTGAGCATAAATGCCATAAAAGAGAAGCGAGGTGCCATGGGTCAAGGTCCAAACCAGGTGAAGAAGCCAAAGAAAGCAGAGGTCAACTTCTGTCCTGATTACCCAGCAGGTGAAACCAAAGAAAGCCTTGAAAAGGAAAGGGAAGCACTTACATTagaggtgaagaagaagaacaaccaTCAGCTAATCAACAGTAAAATGGAGAAAACCTTCGCCCATAGGAGACGAGAAGTAATTGAAGATATGCCCTTCATAGCAGAGTTTAAAAACAGATGGCCAGCCCTGTTTTCTAAGAATCAG GTAGATGCGGAGTTCGCCGGCATTACAACAGTCCCCCTGCTGTCAACCTTTATGGCTCAACTGGATCATCACTCCAGCCAACTGATGAAGGTTTTCAAAAAGAAGGGAGGGGCAGCAGGACGCAGAATTAACCAGATCATGGCAGCCATggatcag AATCCAAGCATTGAAGTAAGACGGGAATGCATACTGAAAGCATTATGCATCTACTTAAATGAAGATCCTTACAACCTTATTAAGAAGTACATG gATGTTGATGTAggtgcagagagagaaatggagaaAGTGGTTTTGGGAATCTACGCTGTGGAACAAGAGGGAGTAGAAGCAACAGATCCACTTGAGGATGTTGGCCTCATCGTGGAAGGATGTACGGTGCTGCAAGACCTCAGAGATGTGGCAAATGGCTGCGCAGCCCTGTTTGGCTTGATCTACTGTTTAAATTTGAGCTATCCCAAGGACCTGCGATACACTTTTGAGTTTCTTCAAAAAGTGGTGATGGGATTGGATGGGAACAAGCTCTCCACTAAGGTGCAAGTCCTCAAAAACAAACTGCATGAGTAA